One Nocardioidaceae bacterium SCSIO 66511 genomic window carries:
- the tsaD gene encoding tRNA (adenosine(37)-N6)-threonylcarbamoyltransferase complex transferase subunit TsaD: protein MSEPLVLGIESSCDETGVGIVRGTELLANAVASSVDEHVRFGGVVPEVASRAHLQAMVPMLEKAQADAGVGIDEVDAIAVTSGPGLTGALLVGVAAAKAIALAYDKPLYGVNHLVGHVAVDQLEHGRLPTPCVALLVSGGHTSLLLVNDIATDVRLLGETMDDAAGEAYDKVARLIGLPYPGGPHIDKAAAAGDPKAIAFPRGLTAPKDRERYRFDFSFSGLKSAVARWVEAREGSADDLPVADICASFQESVCDVLTAKAVDACVANGAKQLVIGGGVAANGRLRALAEERAAAAGVEVRVPRPALCTDNGAMIAAVGAEVVRSGLPPSSLSIAADSSMPVTTVVA, encoded by the coding sequence GTGAGCGAACCACTGGTGTTGGGCATCGAGTCGTCGTGCGACGAGACGGGTGTCGGCATCGTGCGCGGCACCGAGCTGCTGGCGAACGCCGTCGCGAGCAGCGTCGACGAGCACGTGCGTTTCGGTGGCGTCGTACCCGAGGTCGCGAGCCGAGCGCACCTCCAGGCGATGGTGCCGATGCTGGAGAAGGCGCAGGCCGACGCGGGAGTGGGCATCGACGAGGTCGACGCGATCGCGGTGACGAGCGGCCCCGGCCTGACCGGCGCGCTGCTGGTCGGTGTCGCAGCCGCGAAGGCCATCGCGCTTGCGTACGACAAGCCGCTCTACGGCGTCAATCACCTCGTCGGCCATGTTGCGGTCGACCAGCTCGAACACGGACGCCTTCCGACGCCGTGCGTCGCCTTGCTCGTGAGTGGCGGGCACACCTCGCTGCTGTTGGTCAACGACATCGCTACCGACGTACGCCTGCTCGGCGAGACGATGGACGATGCGGCGGGCGAGGCGTACGACAAGGTCGCTCGACTGATCGGGCTGCCATACCCCGGCGGGCCGCACATCGACAAGGCGGCGGCCGCAGGCGATCCGAAGGCGATCGCGTTCCCGCGCGGGCTGACGGCGCCGAAGGACCGCGAGCGATATCGGTTCGACTTCTCCTTCTCCGGGCTCAAGAGTGCGGTCGCGCGGTGGGTCGAGGCACGTGAGGGGTCCGCAGACGACCTGCCGGTAGCCGATATCTGTGCGTCGTTCCAGGAGTCAGTGTGCGATGTGCTCACCGCCAAGGCCGTCGACGCGTGCGTCGCCAACGGTGCGAAGCAGCTGGTCATCGGCGGCGGCGTCGCCGCCAACGGTCGTCTGCGTGCTCTTGCCGAGGAGCGCGCCGCGGCCGCCGGCGTCGAGGTCCGCGTACCTCGACCCGCGCTGTGCACCGACAACGGTGCGATGATCGCCGCGGTCGGTGCGGAGGTCGTACGAAGCGGGCTGCCACCGTCGTCGCTGTCCATTGCGGCCGACTCTTCGATGCCCGTGACAACGGTCGTCGCCTAA
- a CDS encoding DoxX family protein, with amino-acid sequence MTDRQKRNDVVLAVVRVVLGVVFVMHGWQKYDTITIDGVESMFDGMGVPFPYAAAVGVTMLELAGGVALVLGVLTRPLAVLFALNMAGAVYFAHWESGFYVNEGGYELVLVLGVVSAMFAAIGGGRYSVDRWLENGRTRVSSMTG; translated from the coding sequence ATGACAGACCGGCAGAAGCGCAACGACGTCGTGCTTGCCGTCGTACGTGTGGTGCTGGGCGTCGTGTTCGTGATGCACGGCTGGCAGAAGTACGACACGATCACGATCGACGGCGTCGAGTCGATGTTCGACGGGATGGGTGTTCCGTTCCCGTACGCAGCCGCCGTCGGGGTGACGATGTTGGAGCTCGCCGGCGGTGTCGCGCTCGTACTCGGCGTGCTCACCCGGCCGCTGGCTGTGCTCTTCGCGCTGAACATGGCCGGAGCCGTGTACTTCGCCCACTGGGAATCCGGCTTCTACGTCAACGAGGGCGGCTATGAGCTGGTGCTCGTACTCGGTGTCGTGAGCGCGATGTTCGCGGCGATCGGCGGCGGCCGCTACAGCGTCGACCGCTGGCTGGAGAACGGGCGTACGCGCGTCTCGTCGATGACCGGCTGA
- a CDS encoding DUF4349 domain-containing protein produces MAIGMCIALVALMGCASDGDDESGVASTSAQSDDGGAAAESADNAAAGRTQDQQDHLSTVALQDRAIERNGRLRISSKNVADAREDVIGKIKGLGGYIADERSTTRKDGGFDRVQLELVVPTDRFDEAMTSAGGAGTVISREQTAKDVTEELVDVDSRIDNAKSSLRRIRLLLGRAEKLGDVIRLESVLGKRQADLESLQAQQKSLTQRTTTATIDVSIRPMVKDEPVAEDTDEAGFLAGLGAGWSGLQTAWTAVATVAGAILPFLVAFGIPLAAIALLVRRMLRRRMATT; encoded by the coding sequence GTGGCCATCGGAATGTGTATCGCCCTCGTCGCCCTGATGGGATGCGCGAGCGACGGGGACGACGAATCGGGGGTCGCATCGACGTCCGCCCAGAGCGACGACGGTGGCGCCGCCGCCGAGTCGGCCGACAATGCGGCGGCCGGTCGTACCCAGGACCAGCAGGACCACCTGTCGACGGTCGCGCTGCAGGACCGTGCGATCGAACGGAACGGCCGCCTTCGGATCTCGAGCAAGAACGTCGCCGACGCCCGCGAGGACGTCATCGGCAAGATCAAGGGGCTCGGCGGGTACATCGCCGATGAACGATCCACGACCCGCAAGGACGGCGGCTTCGACCGCGTCCAGCTCGAGCTCGTCGTACCCACGGATCGGTTCGACGAAGCGATGACGTCGGCAGGCGGCGCAGGAACCGTCATCTCCCGTGAGCAGACGGCGAAGGATGTGACCGAGGAGCTGGTCGACGTCGACAGCCGCATCGACAACGCGAAGTCGAGCCTGCGTCGAATCCGGCTGCTGCTCGGACGCGCCGAGAAGCTCGGCGACGTGATCCGCCTCGAGTCCGTCCTCGGCAAGCGACAGGCCGACCTGGAATCGCTGCAGGCGCAGCAGAAGTCGCTCACCCAGCGTACGACCACGGCGACCATCGACGTGTCCATCCGGCCGATGGTCAAGGACGAGCCGGTCGCCGAGGACACAGACGAAGCAGGCTTCCTCGCCGGTCTCGGCGCGGGCTGGTCCGGCCTGCAGACGGCCTGGACCGCAGTGGCGACCGTCGCGGGCGCAATTCTCCCCTTCCTGGTCGCCTTCGGCATTCCGCTCGCTGCCATCGCCCTGCTGGTGCGCCGAATGCTGCGCCGCCGGATGGCGACGACGTAG
- a CDS encoding DinB family protein, with product MTRTDTPPALDERSVLQTMLTFVRETAIAKVEGLDDEQVVAAPIATSPLTNPASLLNHLRWVEFDWIETRFLGGEDLGPWTKEDPDGEMTQGLSMTADEVIAAYRAQIQRCDELVADVDLDQAAVRPSRDLHPNLRWILNHLVEETARHNGHLDILRELADGSRGV from the coding sequence ATGACTCGTACCGACACTCCCCCGGCGCTGGACGAGCGCTCCGTCCTCCAGACCATGCTGACCTTCGTACGCGAGACCGCCATCGCCAAAGTCGAGGGCCTCGATGACGAGCAGGTCGTGGCCGCACCGATCGCGACCTCGCCGCTCACCAACCCCGCATCGCTGCTCAACCACCTGCGATGGGTGGAGTTCGACTGGATCGAGACCAGGTTCCTCGGCGGCGAGGACCTCGGACCGTGGACGAAGGAGGACCCCGACGGCGAGATGACGCAGGGACTCTCGATGACCGCCGACGAGGTGATCGCGGCGTACCGCGCGCAGATCCAGCGCTGTGACGAGTTGGTCGCCGACGTCGACCTCGACCAGGCGGCCGTACGCCCGTCACGTGACCTGCACCCCAACCTGCGCTGGATCCTCAACCACCTGGTCGAGGAGACCGCACGCCACAACGGGCACCTCGACATCCTGCGCGAGCTGGCCGACGGCTCGCGCGGCGTCTGA
- a CDS encoding aldo/keto reductase produces the protein MTDMRYRPLGDSGLMVSVVGVGCNAFGARIDQAQTTNVVSSAIDAGITLFDTADTYATGESETMLGKALGSRRDDVVVATKFGMDMRGSNGPDWGARASRRYARRAVEASLRRLGTDHIDLYQLHTPDLVTPIEETLEAMSDFVTEGKVRYLGCSNFTAWQLIEADWTARTAGTQRFVSAQNEYSLYNRTAELELVPAAEQIGVSVLPYFPLAYGLLTGKYSRGSSAPSGSRLEEQSARLDSADFDRIEPLEAYAKERGIGILDVAIGGLAAQPSVASVIAGATRPEQIESNVRAGSWEPTADDLAALDAINDPATGFSYTTYAP, from the coding sequence ATGACTGACATGCGTTACCGCCCGCTGGGTGACAGCGGCCTGATGGTGTCCGTGGTCGGCGTCGGCTGCAATGCGTTCGGCGCGCGTATCGACCAAGCGCAGACGACGAACGTCGTCTCGAGCGCGATCGACGCGGGGATCACGCTGTTCGACACGGCCGACACCTACGCGACCGGTGAGAGCGAGACGATGCTCGGCAAGGCGCTCGGCTCGCGGCGCGATGACGTCGTGGTGGCGACGAAGTTCGGTATGGACATGCGCGGGAGCAACGGCCCGGACTGGGGCGCTCGGGCGTCACGCCGGTACGCCCGCCGTGCCGTCGAGGCAAGCCTGCGTCGGCTCGGCACCGATCACATCGACCTGTACCAGCTGCACACGCCGGACCTCGTGACGCCGATCGAGGAGACTCTCGAGGCGATGAGCGACTTCGTCACCGAGGGCAAGGTGCGCTACCTCGGCTGCTCGAACTTCACCGCGTGGCAGCTGATCGAGGCCGACTGGACGGCGCGTACTGCCGGCACGCAGCGCTTCGTGTCCGCACAGAACGAGTACTCCCTCTACAACCGCACCGCCGAGCTCGAGCTCGTACCCGCGGCAGAGCAGATCGGCGTCAGCGTCCTGCCGTACTTCCCGCTCGCGTACGGCCTGCTGACGGGCAAGTACTCCCGCGGCAGCTCCGCGCCGAGCGGCTCCCGGCTGGAGGAGCAGAGTGCACGACTCGACAGCGCCGACTTCGACCGCATCGAGCCGCTGGAGGCGTACGCGAAGGAGCGAGGTATCGGGATCCTCGACGTAGCGATCGGCGGCCTCGCCGCGCAGCCGAGCGTCGCGAGTGTGATCGCCGGCGCGACTCGGCCCGAGCAGATCGAGTCGAACGTACGCGCCGGCTCGTGGGAGCCGACTGCAGACGACCTCGCCGCGCTGGATGCGATCAACGATCCCGCGACGGGCTTCTCGTACACGACATATGCTCCGTGA